The following DNA comes from Anastrepha obliqua isolate idAnaObli1 chromosome 1, idAnaObli1_1.0, whole genome shotgun sequence.
taatccacaagccattgctgagacgccgttacatcctcaaaaagtcactgtttggtgtgctctatgggcagagggaattattggtccatatttctttaaaaatgaagccggcatgttacagtcaatggagagcgctagagagccatgattaatgactttttcgtgcctgaattggacgatgttgatgtggacgacctttggttccaacaagacggcgctacatgccatacagccaacgcaacaatcgatttattgaaggaaacttttggtgagcgtattatctcgcgccgtggacctgtggcgtggcctccaagatcgtgcgatataacaccgctggactatttcttgtagggctatgtgaagtcgcttgtctacgcagataagcccgagacgattgacgtcttggaagagaatattcggcgcgttattgctgacatacggccccaattgctgcaaaaagtggtcgaaaattgggcctctcggctggaatttattcgaaacttgcccgaaatcatttttaaaacataatggcaaacccttatctttataatgaagctaaattcttggccataacattaaattatatacgttttatttcatcttgaaaccctaacctctaaaaaaacaccctttacatgaaACAtggtttttcttaatatatatCTTATCTAAAGCCGGCCACCATACCAGTATACCgcatgttaggattggtcttacAATCgctgtgtaaagccaatatacgatagatggagaaagaccccaacttagtcctatcagctgtttacaagagtaaaGTGCTATTGTCGcgctttttactctatcttcaatgtatgtatgtacatttgtgtaCAATAAGTAAACTTTCTcacaattttgatttattttattgttccaCTGTAAAAGCACTTCCAGAATATGATTTTTTCGCTGCTACAGGGCGCAATGCCTCATTGTGGCATTTTGCGTTTCATCACAATCAAGTAACTACTTTTAGCACGAATGACCGtgcgatacatttttttcacaataaacttACTtcttggagaaaaaaaaaattattacctaatttctcaaaacaaatattttttctttttttgtattttcatttccAAACGTTTCAATGAATCCGATAAGTATATAAACAGTAAAATGTATCGCCCCACCGTAAAAAAACCCAGCGTATGCTCATGATTTGCTCGCAGAAGTATCCACCTGatagataaaacaaaatttcactcTCTAATTTGATTAGCGCCCGTGGAAGCTTTTTGCCTTGAAATCAGATTTGAAGAGATAAACCTTTTTTCGGCTAAGCTttgagcttttttcgagcagACAGCTTTTCAGGGCTAAGAACTTGCTCTTGATTTTGGCGATATATGACTTGTCaatgtgtgtgttttttattgAGGCATCTAAAAACGTGCACAGgcatttacaattttatttgcttcaaaACATGCTGTAGTTTCTTCATATACCCCGCATTTATATTGAACAGATAACATCCAGCCAATTTGTGTGCAATTTTTAGACATTCTGATAAGACTCCAATTAATAACAGTTTATGTACTGATAGAAGCTGTTTATGGGAAAGAAACCAAAACCAGCAACGTCCTCCCTCTTGCGAGTCACCTGAAAATCTCGTTTATTGTCGATTCATACGCTTACCCCGCCCACCGGTTCAGCTACTTCGATATCAACCCAATAAATCAGCATGAATTTTTCACGTGCCTGTCTTATCGTCAGACTTGAATACAAATTAAAGGTTGTACTTAAGTAAAGTCCAAACTGTGGATGCGCCAGTTGATTTTTCACTCACACACCGTGCACCATGTCGTACTCAAGACACTCAGTAGTCCTTGTCACCATTGCTTGCCACCTGTTGGCGTTTGCGCTTGCGGTGCCCACATGCGGACAGGACGACGAGGATTGTCGGGAAAGTCGCATGCATCCTGATTTCGTCAGCACTAACACCAGAGCCTTCTACCAAACGCGAATAGTAGACGAAGAGACTACCGAATATTGGCGTGATCAAGGCAAACAGTTTGTTAAGGAAAAGCTGAGCGCAGTACCCAACAAGAAAATCGCCAAAAATGTGATTATGTTCCTGGGTGATGGCATGGGCATCACCACGCACTCTGCGGCACGCAATCTGCTGGGTGGCGAGGAAAAGTTTCTCGCATTTGAACAATTTCCCTACACAGGACTTTCTCGAACCTTCAATATCAATCAAATAGTGGCCGACTCCGCCTCCACCGCCACCGCTTACTTGTGTGGCGTCAAAGCCATGGGTGGCACAATCGGAGTTGGTGGTTATGTAGATCGCACTGATTGCCAACAAACTTCAAATACTACCAATTACGTCAGCTCCATTGCAAAATGGGCGCTGGATGCTGGCAAACTGGCAGGAGTTGTGACCACCACAAGGATTACTCACGCTTCGCCTGCGGGTGTCTATGCGCACATAGCTGAACGCGACTGGGAGAACGATAGTGAGGTGAAGTCCGCCTGTGGCAGTGACAGTCAAGTGCAGGACATTGCCTATCAGATGATACATGGCGAAGTGGGTAGCCAGCTTTCAGTTATGATGGGTGGCGGTAAGCGTGAATTTGTAGACACTCAATTATATGCGGCAGGCAAGCGCAGTGATGGACTCAACTTGATTGAAGTATATCAGAATCAGAGCAGCAAAAATGCCTACGTCGAGACGCTAGACCAATTGAACAGCTTGAATCTTAGCAGTGTGGATCGCTTGCTTGGGCTTTTCGAAGACAGCCACATGTTGTATCACTTGGAAACTGATGAGCTCAGCAATCAGCCAACATTGGAGGAAATGACGCGTAAGTCTGTGGAGTTCTTGAGTCGCAACGAGCAGGGCTACTTCATTTTCATTGAGGGCGGACGCATCGATCACGGCCATCACGATACCTATGCGCGCCTAGCTTTGGACGAAACTCTGGAGTTCTCGAAGGCCATCCAAGCGGCGCGTGAGTTGACAAGCGAAGATGATACTTTGATTGTGGTAACAGCCGATCACTCGCATTCATTCAGCTATTCCGGTTATGCGGTAATttcttttcacacattttttgttcctcgtttttttatactattttcgTATCTAGACACGTGGCAATGATATTTTTGGCCGAACACCTAATACACCTGCTGACCGCAAACCCTACATGACTCTGAGCTATGCAAATGGTCCCAGTTATGAAACATTCTTTGATGTTGAACAGCAAGCACGCCGCGATCCAACTACACTAATAAAAGGCGTGGCAAACGATCAGTTTCCTTCCACCGTTCCACTCTCCTCCGAAACTCATGGTGGTGATGATGTGGCTGTGCTCGCTTCGGGTCCTTGGGCGCACTTGTTCTCTGGCGTTTATGATCAAAACACTATTCCACATTTGATGGCTTACGCCTCGTGCTTGGCAAATGGTCTTACAGCGTGTTCGCAATAATGActgggttttttttatttaaataattttttgtattttttttttgtgtttttatatcattttatatAACTACGAGTTTAGTACAACTGGAGCGTGCAAATTAAATGGAAAGGAATATTTGAAAGACCGAATTATTACTGCGTTATTTTGTGGTGTTTGTACTGGATATTTTCAAATTCCATTTCTATactacatattatttatttattatttatattggaCTTAGTGGGAAACTACTTTTTGCTTGCtaccaataaataataaaatattttattagtttggcgaaaaagaaattcattattttctcgataGATGTCTCGTAGAGTTCAAACAATTTAATGTTTATGCTCGttttcaaggtgacatttcacactaaaaaagctcttttgctgttttggtttttttcattcagtCGTGAGTTACTCgctgtttgggtgccacacctATTAACACCAAATGGATCGAATTTTCATGTGCGAGGCCTTGGCCAAATGTAATGAAACCGACCCATTTCTTAAACGGTTGTTGAAAGCATATGAGAAATGGGTCACACacgacaaaatttgtttttttttgtcgggacaactagcaagtataacactcagacaacattaactCCATTGTACTGCCTACTCGGATTCcctgtttaattttctttaaatctactcgacctccgaagaaatcttagtagatcttgtggtgacaaagacctcaagcctgattcgagcgaaggtggGGTAGAcgcatagaaagtggtccgccgtctcatcctcctctccatatGCTGGAAAAACTGCACTgtttgagatgcctaccttttccatgtgcttcgcccactgAAAGTGGactgtcatcagtccaaccagctgatGCAgtccggacaggggccgtaccagatCCCATTTtctttcagcctgcagatggctttgaaggcctctccttggatgaaagcatcaagtggttgTAGACCAACCAGTGCATCTAATGctgggcctgaagtagtcggaaaagctccgatgcaacagatggccaaaTTGCGTTGTAGTTTCGATAAGGTCCTACAAGACCTATTGCCTTATCATaaccgtgtagatccataggatcttGCCAGGAGAAAGACCCCTTGTTTTCCTTTGTCCTTCCTTCCCTTTGTCCTTCCTTCCCTGTCtctgtttcaacgtgtgacttctaAAGAaatttactatcgaggattactccaagatattttatttctttggatagctggattgtgactccttttagcttaagcagaacgagtccatcaagcttcgtccttctggtaaagagggcAATACCAGTTTCGGTGGAGTTTGCCCATCTCTGATAGGcgtaatcttgtttctatcattcttgtattTCAGAAATGTAGACTTGGAATCCAATCTTTCGAATCTTTGAATCTATTTGAAACTGCCTTGTCATCTCTTGTAGAAATGTGAGTACAAAAATAACGTAAAGATAGCAGGCTGCACGTCAACTTTATTACTTCGCGGTGCATTTCTCTTGACCACGTAAGAAcacattttaatatgttgttgtttgttcttctttttgttttgtttttttgcttgatttttatgttttatgaaaGTCGTTAGGATATTAAAGACTTAAAAGCAcattttttacatgttttataaagtttaattcTAAGGTAGGTAGGCAAAATGATTGAAGTGCCACACTGGCGCTCTCTCAGTTAGCACCTAAGCGTcgatttgataccattatgagacctccaataggcagatatctGCAGCCAGTTAGAGCTGTCGACGCAaaggagaaggttgatgggttTTAGGTGGGCACTgcaccaggctgtcgaagaaaggaggaTCCATTGCCCTTAATCGACTAGCTGTCAAACCCGGATATTTACAGAAAAAGTCTCCTTCTTTAAAAagttcccacagcttctgcaattgtGGTTTAATGGTGAGTCCCGCTTCTTCGCATGTGTGccaatcgtccagtgaccggtaaatacacctacgaatttggaaattgaatggcgaggaggcATGTTAAAATTTCCCTCGCttccacgttccctaagcattttgcatgcctgcaagattgcaaagacttctgcctgaaaaatcTAGCAGTATTTGGCACTTTAAAGGAAATAGATGAATTGGTTGATTTACGGAAAACCTTTGCTGCGACTCTTgtttccatcttggagccgtcagtgaagacagaggtgccagcttcggtgcagattttcccttcTTTCCAATCCTAGCTATTTGAACAGATTGCCCTAGGAGGATTCTCAAATTCCTGTTTGGGGATAGAGAGATCTatacgaagttcagagaaatacgatGTTAACTGctcaaaaatgctaccatgtcacTGGAGAGATGGCCTAAAGAGGTCAACCTCCTATAACCTGATCGCACTTGAActgcgatggaaatgacggaaacatcgatgggaagtaagtgcaaaacgacattcagggcagcactggggcaagttttacacacacgcagtcctttgcaccctccccagtttagtgatattatatcccttccgaagagcttcccaccaagccaagcatccatacgttaaaattggcaaaattacTGCGTTGTatatccacagcacgacctgtggatTCAGTCacaattttttaccgaacatagatttgcaggagtagaaggctatactggccttttTTACCCGATTTTTAATGcgcagcttccaatggagtttggagtcaaatatcactccaagatacctaattTCATATGAAAGCGGGAAAACgcggttgtttaatttgggataACGAAAGGGAagatgtttatattttctgataaatagcaccagctccgtttcgGCAGAGTTGACTCGAAGGccgcaagtggcagcccagcgactgagtacagacAAAATCTCAGCAATGACagagggttaggttaggttggtatggttgcccaaggaatgagcacacttgaaCGAGGGAAAAAaatggattcgtcctttgtgataccattatgaaagaGGTAAGGTGAGAgaggaagaccgatgggatgcggggagaggtggtgctgggatggttaggagggtggcttagagtgtgtggattacgaacgatggctgtgctgcgtttgcggcaACCGCTTTGTGCGACTTGGCTGTCGgagcaaatatttactttcctgACTGTTATTACGCAtatgagcagccaatcagctgcctccttgtttgcggctacctctgcctggaacacattACAGTGGTctggtagcctgaatttgaatctgatggggagctcttcgcAGAAAACTCCTCCCtttcttccaacttcgatccatccgtgaacaagtttaCCAGACCCTGTCCGCAAGTGTAGCCCCCGGTCCACTCTTCCCTGgatggaatatgagtggagaaggttTCGGTTGGACTAAGCCATTGACagagggaaacggtcccgataccatcaggacCTAGTCATCGGCGTTTATTACTACCTTAATtgtaagcaaaaaatatattttccatataatgaaaaatatagcGTTAAAATGAAAAGGGCATAATTGatcttacatttttattttttattttggatacTTATCTTAAATCCTTGCAGCAGCATACAAATAATTCTTGTTTGCTATCAAAACCGAAAATTGACCCTTTCTAAATGACATCTTtgcatgcaataaatttttaataggcGAGTTGCCTTCAATTTGCGGACAACTGCATTCAATTTGTGCGCAAAACACGCATAGcgagcatacacacacatacacgcacacaagcATTAACAACTAATTTTACTGCCGCAAATTGCGAATAGAGCGAACTCATTTTGGTACGAATTACCATTAAGATAACCCCAACGATTATCGTTTCCATTACCAGGCACAGCGCAGGCACAGTGTCACTCATACACGcattcactcactcactcactcacacacacaaatgccATCTAGCAATAACAGTTGTCATTGATCGTTATTATAACTGTTTTATGTTGTTATTGCAGGTCATAATTTAAACCACACAAACTGTAGAAATTGCAGCGACGGATACCCCTCCAGGTGAATGAGAGAGGGGAATTGGTGGCAGTTGGCGTGTATTGGCGTCGCAATTGCAGTCGAGGCACTAACATGCACTCAGCATGAATATTCATTAACCGACATGTGTTTTGATGTCGGGTGCGACACCTTGCCTGCAATTCAAACGTTCAGAGTGTCACTAAAAGGAAAAATGTTCTAAAGTAGTCTAGTGGGAAATCGCAAGCATACAAAGTCagtgcatgcatatatgtgtgtgtgtgtgtgaatacataaatatgtctgCGCATTTCAAGGCACACTagcttgcatatgtatgtatgtgtgcatgtatgtatgtatatacaaaaattttagctCGACGCTGCAGGCGAGCATTCATTCGCCATATAAAGAGACATagatgtacaaggtggcgcgaaaTTACTCAACCTATcagaaaatgtataatttttgcaaacgacGTCGTACATCAGTCATGATACGTCTGAATTTGACAGATGTATCagatcagtccataagttcgtgcgtattttacctataatttcacttttgtacgatttttgtatacaaaaacttattcgcggaatataacggaactatttatattgtctttgatatattgtgcattcaacaagtgattttaatcgcggatagaagcacgtgttgttaaaaaataaaatggaatcttcgaacgcatataagaggcatattttgtatttcttttataaaagtggtaaaaatgcaacaactgctgctgcagaagtAAACACTGTTTACGGaaaggataccgtgagtgtaaggactgcgcaaaagtggttttcaaaattccgatgtggtaactgcgacgtggaggatgccccgcgtgcTGGTCGTCCTGAGGTCTTTAACTCCGAACTCGggtcgaactcgtggaagctgagccaaatttgacagtcgatatgatagctcagaggttaaattcatggCATGGAACAgctcacaggcacctggttcagttggtcAGACTTTCCGTcgtcaaccttcagcagagagtgaatgtgtgttctcagctgctccaacggcttgaaaatgaaagtttttcgcAAGTTCGCAAACACCAACGGTTAgacaaagatgaaacaccagaaccgacccctagagatggccttcaccccaagaagattagcctgtctatttggtgggatatggctggtattgtttattatgaacttctggaaccaaaccagacaatAACTGCTAATTATAATTCCCATCAGCTTTCAAACCttaatgaggcacttaacaaaaatcggccgtctttagtgaatagacgcaaagttttgtttcaccacgacaacgcaagacctcataccgcaaggcaaacattaggcaagctgaacgagctcgaatgggagctaatgccgcatccgccatactctccggatattgcaccttgtgattatcaccttttccgtggacttgaatcccatatgagtaacaagaactactcctcaaaagaagctataaaaagggatatcgaagcgtattttggttccaagaacaaaaaattgtttgagcagggaattaaaaatttacctaaacgttgggaagacattataaataatgaagaaaaatatattattgattaataaatacttcttctcaaatatgaacgagacttcatcaataaaacggtccgcggatgacatatggcaaaaataaattttttgttgggtggtaggactgttataagcttacatggcaaatttcagcgtgatatgtcacatagtttgttttctgtgctactgtaaacaagtcaagctcgagtgtgttcttcgaatttaacgatggaaattcagacgccttaaaaatgttgcagacaacctatggggactctgctctatcgcgtgcacgtgttttccagtggtacaaatcgttcaaagagggccgtacatcggttgaaaacttgcctcatgaacgtcatCCAGCAACACCAGTAATCGACGAAAACatcgaaaagtaaaggaaattgtgcttggaaatcgccgtgtgaccgaaagagagatagctagtgagctgagcatatcaaatggatccgttcatactattattcatgatgtcttgggcatgagacgagtgtccgcgcttcttgttccaaaattgttgaattttcttcaaaaagaacaacgcaaaactgtcgctaaggaaatgctcgccatgactgatacggacatccggcacatcataactggtgacgagactTGGGTTTATGAGTTTGACGTCGAAACAGCCCAACAATCATCGGAATGGCGCTCCCCGgaggagccgaaacccaaaaaaccacgccaaagtcgctcaaaaattaaggttatgctgactgtttttttttcgattacgaaggtgtggtgcactcggagttccttccgcaatgccgatcggttaacgctgaatattatttagacgttttaaagcgtttgctcgagaacattcgtcttaaaaggaaggaattgtgggacaacaagtcatggttcttgcatcacgataatgcaccagctcacacatcacgtcttgttcgcgattatttgaacaaaaataatgttaatatcgttccgcaagcaccgtattcgcctgatatggctccatgtgactttttcctgtttcccaagatcaagttgccgctccgtggaaaacattttgagacaattgaagtcataaaagagaattcgaagaaggaactgaaatccataccgaaatcggccttccacaaatgctatgatgattggaaaaaacgttggcatatgtgtatcgcctccaatggtgattactttcaaggagataaaataaaaattgaacaacaattaattttttattaattttaaaaccagctTTCAAAAACGcccgaacttatggactgacctgatagtaaACAAACAGGAAGGAAAGGcgcgcgtaaaagtcaaaataaatattttcatcactcaaaataatttcctttttattcagttcaactctAGTTGTTTTAGTcgttcaacaacaaaatcatgaattaaaatcattaattttgcgccaccttgtgtaatACTTACAAAGAAGAGCAGTTGCCCTTCTTTGACTCATGCCAATGCATACTTAGTGtttcatttatacatacatacatattagtatatgttatatatgtaaatatgtgta
Coding sequences within:
- the LOC129235884 gene encoding membrane-bound alkaline phosphatase-like, producing the protein MSYSRHSVVLVTIACHLLAFALAVPTCGQDDEDCRESRMHPDFVSTNTRAFYQTRIVDEETTEYWRDQGKQFVKEKLSAVPNKKIAKNVIMFLGDGMGITTHSAARNLLGGEEKFLAFEQFPYTGLSRTFNINQIVADSASTATAYLCGVKAMGGTIGVGGYVDRTDCQQTSNTTNYVSSIAKWALDAGKLAGVVTTTRITHASPAGVYAHIAERDWENDSEVKSACGSDSQVQDIAYQMIHGEVGSQLSVMMGGGKREFVDTQLYAAGKRSDGLNLIEVYQNQSSKNAYVETLDQLNSLNLSSVDRLLGLFEDSHMLYHLETDELSNQPTLEEMTRKSVEFLSRNEQGYFIFIEGGRIDHGHHDTYARLALDETLEFSKAIQAARELTSEDDTLIVVTADHSHSFSYSGYATRGNDIFGRTPNTPADRKPYMTLSYANGPSYETFFDVEQQARRDPTTLIKGVANDQFPSTVPLSSETHGGDDVAVLASGPWAHLFSGVYDQNTIPHLMAYASCLANGLTACSQ